A part of Astyanax mexicanus isolate ESR-SI-001 chromosome 2, AstMex3_surface, whole genome shotgun sequence genomic DNA contains:
- the LOC103028371 gene encoding protein mono-ADP-ribosyltransferase PARP12: MSMLEAAVIKAVCEGGGAVEYERLLLELSAAGVEGAGPGEDLDLDAVVRSSGCLTAVQRNNCRQVLIRTSLKICRKRECDRTCRDLHLCRFDLLGHCGRRRCSYGHSLDTEHNSRVLRERNLHELNKDQLRILLLQSDTFLLPNVCVSYNKGSGEYGNCPDKEACLRLHICENYIRGTCDGIGCSKSCHDFYEPHPMKSLEAKGVPSQLIGSLLVIYGNLLALKDFSNARAETGARRRVDTKFNNRDRVPESLQKNTENVICLSFVKGFCKFGEKCWRIHFDMPYKWEVEVDQVWTALPDNEAIERDYCDPAKMHSVGIEPVCFDTMVLGLHKVRRLSTDSSVLEPTFILTTKWQWYWENEYHKWIQYASIKEMHRMSSITSDELEQKYLEFLKDSNNAVITFTAGRHSYELNFKEMKQKNEISDTERMVRRRPQFFSSIDVKRAKTRRGVRPSSHKGVPGFWDQTAIPDSGYQRVLLCSSDKDYVRVQDHFQKTLTNFNILKLERIQNKELWEDFQTKRERMKKANKDKKYAEGERFLFHGTRSTLIDPICLQNFDMRVSGANGTVYGQGSYFARDAKYSHDYTDGYGEKYMFVCRVLVGHYTKGASHYRRPPPKDSLGTLFDSCVNDVREPTIYVVFDRTQVYPEFLITYKERSVFQPSVCTLAQSSAQSANFTDTNPPFTPTALAVVRQVPSASVSRDLTAAAEASVKSDDNKVLSPKTSVYVNTNQTQPATIQTAPASSCNSTLAALAVVRQVPSASLSQDLTAATEASVKSDVHKVLSPTISLVRQAPSASVSRDLPAATIKSDDHKLLSPQTSLSANTNQSESTKIHKESVSSCNSDALLDSWISVNPSSLNSEFSHLEADFVDPLTPTKTTAVVFDHSLAASPSVKSSSAKYSSSSNTVHSYSTKTPKATLPSNTFDTTKAKPEGSLQDWKKSVNHRSSSELAFLKEDIFTEFGVHAFSTNTKPAVANYPAASSSSAKESSVPISYKASSPSAYRQPYSHSSLSRSTPEISGPRSPPPKPEKKCILQ; the protein is encoded by the exons ATGTCGATGCTGGAGGCGGCTGTTATTAAAGCGGTGTGTGAGGGCGGCGGGGCGGTGGAGTATGAGCGCCTGCTGCTGGAGCTCAGCGCGGCCGGAGTGGAGGGAGCAGGCCCGGGGGAGGACCTGGATCTGGACGCTGTGGTCCGGAGCAGCGGCTGCCTCACTGCTGTCCAGCGAAACAACTGCAGACAGGTGTTAATAAGAACCAGCCTTAAAATCTGCAGAAAGAGGGAGTGCGACAGAACCTGCAGAGATCTACACCTGTGCAGATTTGACCTGCTGGGCCACTGTGGCAG GCGAAGATGCAGCTACGGACACAGCCTGGACACAGAGCACAACTCTAGAGTCTTGCGAGAACGCAATCTGCACGAGCTCAACAAAGACCAGCTGCGCATTCTCCTGCTACAGAGTGACACCTTTCTGCTTCCTAAT GTGTGTGTTTCATATAACAAAGGCAGCGGGGAGTACGGGAACTGTCCTGATAAGGAGGCCTGTTTAAGACTTCACATCTGTGAGAACTACATCAGGGGAACCTGCGATGGCATCGGCTGCAGCAAGAGCTGCCATGACTTCTACGAGCCTCACCCAATGAAGTCCCTTGAAGCCAAAGGAGTTCCCAGTCAGCTGATAGGATCACTATTGGTCATCTATGGGAACCTTCTGGCTCTGAAGGATTTCAGTAATGCCAGGGCTGAAACTGGTGCCAGGAGACGAGTGGACACCAAGTTCAACAACAGGGACAGGGTGCCTGAGTCATTACAGAAGAACACGG AAAATGTGATTTGCCTCTCTTTTGTAAAAGGATTCTGCAAATTCGGAG AAAAATGTTGGCGAATCCACTTTGATATGCCCTACAAATGGGAAGTGGAAGTGGACCAAGTGTGGACGGCTTTACCAGACAACGAGGCGATCGAGCGAGACTACTGCGACCCTGCAAAGATGCACAG TGTGGGGATAGAGCCTGTGTGCTTCGACACTATGGTCCTGGGTCTTCACAAGGTGCGGCGTCTCTCTACAGACTCTTCAGTGCTTGAACCTACTTTTATCCTCACTACAAAGTGGCAATGGTACTGGGAGAATGAGTACCATAAATGGATCCAGTATGCATCAATC AAGGAGATGCACAGGATGTCCTCCATCACCAGTGATGAGCTGGAGCAAAAGTATCTTGAATTCTTAAAGGACAGTAACAATGCTGTGATCACATTTACTGCTGGCAGGCATTCTTATGAGCTCAATTTTAAAG aAATGAAGCAGAAAAACGAAATAAGTGACACAGAGAGGATGGTCAGAAGGAGGCCACAGTTTTTTTCTTCCATTGATGTCAAGAGAGCAAAAACAAG GAGAGGTGTGCGGCCCAGCTCTCATAAAGGTGTCCCTGGCTTTTGGGACCAAACTGCCATTCCAGACTCTGGATATCAG CGAGTCCTCCTCTGTTCCTCTGACAAGGATTATGTCAGAGTACAGGACCATTTCCAAAAGACCTTAACAAACTTCAACATCCTGAAACTCGAAAGGATCCAGAACAAGGAACTGTGGGAAGATTTTCAGAC GAAAAGAGAGCGAATGAAAAAGGCAAACAAGGACAAGAAATACGCTGAGGGGGAGCGATTTCTATTCCATGGCACCAGATCAACACTCATTGATCCTATATGCCTCCAGAACTTCGACATGAGAGTATCCGGAGCCAATGGCACAGTGTACGGGCAAG GAAGTTACTTTGCAAGGGATGCAAAGTACTCCCATGATTACACCGACGGTTACGGCGAGAAATACATGTTTGTGTGCAGAGTACTGGTTGGACACTACACCAAAGGAGCATCCCATTATCGCAGGCCCCCGCCAAAGGATTCCTTGGGCACACTTTTCGACAGCTGTGTGAATGATGTGCGAGAGCCCACCATTTACGTGGTGTTCGATAGAACTCAAGTCTATCCAGAGTTCTTGATTACATACAAGGAGAGGTCTGTTTTCCAGCCTAGTGTATGCACTCTAGCTCAGAGTTCAGCTCAGTCTGCGAATTTCACAGATACCAATCCGCCCTTTACACCCACAGCTCTTGCAGTAGTCAGACAAGTGCCTTCTGCCTCTGTGTCGCGAGACCTGACAGCAGCTGCTGAAGCTTCAGTGAAGTCAGATGATAATAAGGTGCTCTCACCTAAGACCAGTGTATATGTTAACACTAATCAGACTCAACCTGCTACAATCCAAACAGCACCTGCGTCATCTTGCAACTCTACACTTGCAGCTCTTGCAGTAGTCAGACAAGTGCCTTCTGCCTCTTTGTCACAAGACCTGACAGCAGCAACTGAAGCTTCAGTGAAGTCAGATGTTCATAAGGTGCTCTCACCTACGATCAGCTTAGTCAGACAAGCGCCGTCTGCCTCTGTGTCGCGAGACCTGCCAGCAGCTACAATAAAATCAGATGATCATAAGTTGCTCTCACCACAGACCAGCTTATCTGCTAACACTAATCAGTCTGAAAGCACCAAAATCCATAAAGAGTCAGTCTCATCTTGCAACTCTGATGCACTGCTGGATTCATGGATTTCAGTAAATCCAAGCAGCCTAAACTCAGAGTTTAGTCATTTAGAGGCTGATTTTGTGGATCCACTTACTCCAACTAAAACCACCGCTGTTGTTTTTGATCATTCTCTTGCCGCCAGTCCCTCAGTAAAGTCCAGTAGCGCCAAATACAGCTCATCCAGTAACACTGTTCACTCCTACAGTACAAAAACCCCAAAAGCAACTCTGCCGTCTAACACCTTTGACACCACTAAAGCAAAACCTGAGGGTTCGCTCCAAGATTGGAAAAAATCTGTAAATCATAGAAGCTCATCAGAGTTAGCTTTTTTAAAGGAAGATATTTTCACAGAATTTGGAGTACATGCGTTTTCAACCAATACCAAACCTGCTGTTGCTAATTACCCTGCTGCTTCCTCTTCCTCAGCAAAGGAGAGTAGTGTTCCAATATCATACAAAGCTAGTTCCCCTTCAGCTTACAGACAACCTTACTCTCACAGCTCCCTCTCACGTTCCACGCCAGAAATATCCGGTCCCCGGTCTCCACCCCCAAAACCTGAGAAAAAGTGTATTCTGCAATAA